In Ilumatobacter fluminis, the following proteins share a genomic window:
- a CDS encoding acyl-CoA dehydrogenase family protein: MRETEEHRAFRAMVRDYVEREINPNIPDWEAAEMMPLHDIFSSMAKLGMLGLEYEPEYDGQGADHFFTVILAEEFGRCDHGSLPMALGVQVDMATPSLAKFGTPEQKQQFLAPALRGEAVASIAVSEPDHGSDVAGIRTRAVRDGDEWVINGSKMWITNSLQADWLCVLARTSDEGGYAGMSQIIVPTDTPGFSVSKRLDKLGMRASDTGLLSFDDCRVPVANTIGEIGRGFQQQMAQFVVERMWGAYSVVGAGEIALARTAEYLRERHVFGEPLLAKQYIQFKLTELSAELDLLRTYNHSIAERYQAGDDTTRQATIAKLTAGRLIRKIADECLQFHGGIGYVEENWTARFLRDNRLTSIGGGADEVMLQVLARLDGFTA; the protein is encoded by the coding sequence ATGCGTGAAACCGAGGAGCACCGAGCCTTCCGGGCGATGGTGCGCGACTACGTCGAGCGAGAGATCAATCCCAACATCCCCGACTGGGAGGCGGCCGAGATGATGCCGCTCCACGACATCTTCTCGTCGATGGCGAAGCTCGGCATGCTCGGCCTCGAGTACGAACCCGAGTACGACGGCCAGGGCGCCGACCATTTCTTCACCGTCATCCTCGCCGAGGAGTTCGGGCGCTGCGACCACGGCTCGCTCCCGATGGCGCTCGGCGTGCAGGTCGACATGGCGACACCGTCGCTCGCCAAGTTCGGCACGCCGGAACAGAAGCAACAGTTTCTGGCGCCGGCGCTGCGGGGCGAGGCGGTTGCGTCGATCGCCGTCAGCGAACCCGACCACGGCTCCGACGTCGCCGGCATCCGCACCCGCGCAGTCCGCGACGGCGACGAGTGGGTGATCAACGGCTCGAAGATGTGGATCACCAACTCGCTCCAGGCCGACTGGCTGTGCGTGCTGGCCCGCACCTCCGACGAGGGCGGCTATGCCGGGATGAGCCAGATCATCGTCCCGACCGACACGCCCGGCTTCAGCGTGTCGAAGAGGCTCGACAAGCTCGGCATGCGAGCGTCCGACACGGGCCTGCTCAGCTTCGACGACTGCCGCGTGCCGGTCGCCAACACGATCGGCGAGATCGGTCGCGGTTTCCAGCAGCAGATGGCCCAGTTCGTCGTCGAACGGATGTGGGGCGCCTACTCGGTCGTCGGGGCCGGCGAGATCGCCCTCGCACGTACGGCGGAGTACCTCCGCGAGCGGCACGTGTTCGGCGAACCGCTCCTCGCCAAGCAGTACATCCAGTTCAAGCTGACCGAGCTGTCGGCCGAACTCGATCTGCTCCGCACGTACAACCATTCGATCGCCGAGCGGTACCAGGCCGGCGACGACACCACCCGGCAGGCGACGATCGCGAAACTCACCGCGGGTCGCCTGATCCGCAAGATCGCCGACGAGTGCCTGCAGTTCCACGGCGGTATCGGCTACGTCGAGGAGAACTGGACCGCCCGCTTCCTCCGCGACAACCGACTCACCAGCATCGGCGGCGGGGCCGACGAGGTCATGCTCCAGGTGCTTGCCCGCCTCGACGGCTTCACCGCCTAG
- a CDS encoding DUF4389 domain-containing protein: MEPGAPAGGPYPATLEVDYPERLGRASTAFRIILVIPIAILFDILSGGGTQWTQSESGEWTTVTTGGIAGGLFMATLLMILFRKRYPRWWFDFALELTRFGYRVWAYVVLLTDRYPSTEDRQSVALEVDYPDAERDLMRGMPLVKWFLAIPHYIVLVFLAIGAFFAVVIAWFAIIFTGRYPRGLFDYVVGVGRWWLRVNAYAFLLTTDRYPPFSLR; this comes from the coding sequence ATGGAACCCGGCGCGCCTGCCGGAGGCCCGTATCCGGCGACGCTCGAGGTCGACTACCCGGAGCGACTCGGCCGGGCCTCGACGGCGTTCCGGATCATCCTGGTCATCCCGATCGCGATCCTGTTCGACATCCTGTCCGGCGGCGGGACGCAGTGGACCCAGAGCGAGAGTGGCGAATGGACGACCGTGACGACCGGGGGCATTGCCGGCGGCCTGTTCATGGCCACGCTCCTGATGATCCTGTTCAGGAAGCGATACCCGCGCTGGTGGTTCGACTTCGCGCTCGAGCTGACGCGCTTCGGCTACCGCGTCTGGGCCTACGTGGTCCTGCTCACCGACCGGTACCCGTCGACGGAGGATCGCCAGTCGGTGGCCCTCGAGGTCGACTATCCGGACGCCGAGCGAGACCTGATGCGCGGCATGCCGCTCGTGAAGTGGTTCCTCGCGATCCCGCACTACATCGTGCTGGTGTTCCTGGCGATCGGCGCCTTCTTCGCCGTCGTCATCGCCTGGTTCGCGATCATCTTCACCGGCCGATACCCGCGAGGTCTGTTCGACTACGTCGTCGGTGTCGGTCGGTGGTGGCTCCGTGTCAACGCCTACGCCTTCCTCCTCACCACCGACCGCTATCCGCCCTTCTCACTCCGCTGA
- a CDS encoding VOC family protein gives MGIELANVGIAVRDIEEAIAFFTDLGLTVLGRDEVSGDWVDTAVALDGNHTKIAMLQTPGGGGVIELFEYIHPDAIEPEPAVPNQIGMHRVAFSVDDLDAALEIAAKHGCHPLRGVADYQDLCRLTYVRGPSGIIVMLAQQLATG, from the coding sequence GTGGGGATCGAGTTGGCGAACGTCGGGATCGCAGTCCGTGACATCGAGGAGGCGATCGCGTTCTTCACCGACCTCGGGCTGACGGTGCTCGGGCGCGACGAGGTGAGCGGTGACTGGGTCGACACTGCCGTCGCGCTCGACGGTAATCACACCAAGATCGCCATGCTGCAGACTCCCGGCGGGGGCGGCGTGATCGAGCTGTTCGAGTACATCCACCCCGATGCGATCGAGCCCGAGCCTGCCGTGCCGAACCAGATCGGCATGCATCGGGTGGCCTTCTCGGTCGACGACCTCGACGCTGCGCTCGAGATCGCTGCGAAACACGGCTGCCACCCGCTTCGAGGCGTCGCCGACTACCAGGACCTCTGCCGACTGACGTACGTGCGCGGCCCCAGCGGCATCATCGTGATGCTCGCCCAACAACTCGCCACCGGGTGA
- a CDS encoding polyribonucleotide nucleotidyltransferase, giving the protein MADPIRVSGPISGTDKTLTFETGKFAPQSQGAVVASIGGTKVLTTANAAKDVRPGMDFFPLTVDVEERAYAAGKIPGSFFRREGRPTEEAILTCRLTDRPLRPSFPEGFRNETQIVTTVLGADQENQHDVLSINAASAALSISGIPFDGPLGSVRMAYTTEGTWIPHPTYQEVEDGTFEIVVAGRELDNGDVAVMMVEAGGTEKSFYYYEDGAPKVDEAVLADALEACKVWIKESIALQRQLVASVIATHGPIEPMSFNAAVDYTPEVFAAVEGLVTDEVAEAVKIAGKHERNAATDAASAKALEALCAEGAEFEGQEKAVKEAVRSLTKKLVRKRIIDEGLRIDGRGTADLRPVSAEVGVLPTAHGSGLFQRGETQVMNILTMAMPRMNQMIDSLSPYDEKRYLHHYNMPPWANGETGRVGSPKRREIGHGALAARAVLPVVPTQEDFAYTLRLVSEVMSSNGSTSMASVCSSSLSLMDAGVPTRGAVAGIAMGLIKEGDQYVTLTDILGAEDAFGDMDFKVAGTSDAITALQLDTKIDGIPADVLKAALEQAKVARTEILEVMNAAIAAPRDEVADTAPKIKTITIPMDKIGEVIGPKGKVINTIQQETGADISVDDDGAQGFVTIGAVEAWRMEEAMTQIMNIVDPPKAEIGKTYMGRVVNITKFGAFVNILPGRDGLVHISKLGGGKRIKSVEDVLELGQEIEVVVEEIDDRGKVSLTPAGAVEAPSGNGDGGSDDDSSDNGSSDDVETVSFEESFDAELADELGDLGPAGEKPRSDRGDRGGRGRRRHR; this is encoded by the coding sequence GTGGCTGACCCCATCCGCGTCTCCGGACCCATCTCGGGTACCGACAAGACGCTCACCTTCGAGACGGGCAAGTTCGCCCCGCAGAGCCAGGGCGCCGTCGTGGCGTCGATCGGCGGCACGAAGGTCCTCACCACCGCCAACGCGGCCAAGGACGTCCGTCCGGGCATGGATTTCTTCCCGTTGACGGTCGACGTCGAAGAGCGTGCCTACGCCGCCGGCAAGATCCCCGGTTCGTTCTTCCGTCGTGAAGGCCGCCCGACCGAGGAAGCGATCCTCACCTGCCGTCTCACCGACCGCCCGCTGCGCCCCTCGTTCCCCGAAGGCTTCCGCAACGAGACTCAGATCGTCACGACGGTCCTCGGTGCCGACCAGGAGAACCAGCACGACGTGCTGTCGATCAACGCCGCCTCGGCCGCCCTGTCGATCTCGGGCATCCCGTTCGACGGCCCGCTCGGCTCGGTCCGCATGGCCTACACCACCGAAGGCACCTGGATCCCGCACCCGACGTACCAGGAAGTCGAAGACGGCACCTTCGAGATCGTCGTCGCCGGCCGTGAACTCGACAACGGCGACGTCGCCGTCATGATGGTCGAGGCCGGTGGTACCGAGAAGAGCTTCTACTACTACGAAGACGGCGCTCCGAAGGTCGACGAGGCCGTCCTCGCCGACGCCCTCGAGGCCTGCAAGGTCTGGATCAAGGAGTCGATCGCCCTCCAGCGTCAGCTGGTCGCCAGCGTCATCGCCACCCACGGCCCGATCGAGCCGATGTCGTTCAACGCCGCCGTCGACTACACCCCTGAGGTGTTCGCTGCGGTCGAGGGTCTCGTCACCGACGAAGTCGCCGAAGCGGTCAAGATCGCCGGCAAGCACGAGCGCAACGCCGCCACCGACGCCGCGTCGGCGAAGGCTCTCGAGGCGCTCTGCGCCGAGGGCGCCGAGTTCGAAGGCCAGGAGAAGGCCGTCAAGGAAGCGGTCCGCAGCCTCACCAAGAAGCTGGTCCGCAAGCGGATCATCGACGAGGGCCTCCGCATCGACGGTCGTGGCACCGCCGATCTGCGCCCGGTCTCGGCCGAGGTCGGCGTCCTGCCGACCGCCCACGGCTCGGGCCTGTTCCAGCGTGGCGAGACCCAGGTGATGAACATCCTCACCATGGCCATGCCCCGCATGAACCAGATGATCGACTCGCTCTCGCCCTACGACGAGAAGCGCTACCTGCACCACTACAACATGCCGCCGTGGGCCAACGGTGAGACCGGCCGTGTCGGTTCGCCGAAGCGTCGCGAGATCGGTCACGGTGCGCTCGCCGCCCGTGCGGTCCTGCCGGTCGTCCCGACCCAGGAAGACTTCGCCTACACCCTGCGTCTCGTGTCGGAAGTGATGTCGTCGAACGGTTCGACGTCGATGGCGTCGGTCTGCTCCTCGAGCCTCTCGCTCATGGACGCCGGTGTGCCCACCCGTGGCGCCGTCGCCGGCATCGCGATGGGTCTCATCAAGGAAGGCGACCAGTACGTCACCCTGACCGACATCCTCGGAGCCGAGGACGCGTTCGGTGACATGGACTTCAAGGTCGCCGGTACCTCCGACGCGATCACCGCCCTCCAGCTCGACACCAAGATCGACGGCATCCCCGCCGACGTCCTGAAGGCTGCGCTCGAGCAGGCCAAGGTCGCCCGCACCGAGATCCTCGAGGTCATGAACGCCGCCATCGCCGCCCCGCGCGACGAGGTCGCCGACACGGCACCGAAGATCAAGACGATCACCATCCCGATGGACAAGATCGGTGAGGTCATCGGCCCCAAGGGCAAGGTCATCAACACGATCCAGCAGGAGACCGGTGCCGACATCAGCGTCGACGACGACGGTGCTCAGGGCTTCGTGACCATCGGCGCCGTCGAGGCGTGGCGGATGGAAGAGGCGATGACCCAGATCATGAACATCGTCGACCCGCCGAAGGCCGAGATCGGCAAGACCTACATGGGTCGCGTCGTGAACATCACCAAGTTCGGTGCGTTCGTCAACATCCTCCCGGGCCGTGACGGCCTCGTGCACATCTCGAAGCTCGGTGGCGGCAAGCGCATCAAGTCGGTCGAGGACGTGCTCGAGCTCGGCCAGGAGATCGAAGTCGTCGTCGAGGAGATCGACGACCGCGGCAAGGTCAGCCTGACCCCGGCCGGTGCCGTCGAGGCCCCGAGCGGCAACGGCGACGGTGGCTCGGACGACGACTCGAGCGACAACGGCTCGTCCGACGACGTCGAGACCGTCTCGTTCGAGGAGAGCTTCGACGCGGAACTCGCCGACGAACTCGGCGACCTCGGTCCGGCGGGCGAGAAGCCCCGCAGCGACCGTGGCGACCGCGGCGGCCGTGGCCGTCGCCGTCACCGCTGA
- the dapB gene encoding 4-hydroxy-tetrahydrodipicolinate reductase, which yields MRVGVHGAVGRMGTAACEAVAGADDLELVAAVDRAAPGEERGGIAVSGELKAFADAECDVVVDFTVADAARVALPWLAMHGIHAVTGTTGWSDADLDELRSAFGDGPAHCLIAPNFAISAVLMMRFAELAAPHFDTAEIIEYHHDRKVDAPSGTATVTADRIAAARGDAPWNPDPTEHEVYPGARGGAGPGGIRVHGVRMHGMVAHQDVIFGAEGQSLTIRQDSYDRSSFMPGVLLACRRIADHPGVVIGLDTYLGV from the coding sequence ATGCGAGTCGGTGTGCACGGAGCGGTCGGGCGGATGGGGACGGCGGCGTGTGAGGCCGTGGCCGGGGCGGACGACCTCGAACTCGTCGCGGCCGTCGATCGAGCGGCGCCGGGCGAGGAGCGTGGTGGGATCGCGGTGTCGGGTGAACTGAAGGCGTTCGCCGACGCCGAGTGCGACGTCGTTGTCGACTTCACCGTCGCCGATGCCGCCCGCGTCGCACTGCCCTGGCTGGCGATGCACGGCATCCACGCCGTGACCGGCACGACCGGGTGGTCGGACGCCGATCTCGACGAGTTGCGTTCGGCGTTCGGCGACGGCCCGGCCCACTGCCTGATCGCACCGAACTTCGCGATCAGCGCGGTGTTGATGATGCGCTTCGCCGAGCTGGCGGCCCCGCACTTCGACACCGCGGAGATCATCGAGTACCACCACGACCGCAAGGTCGACGCCCCGTCGGGGACGGCGACGGTGACCGCCGACCGGATCGCCGCCGCACGCGGTGACGCGCCGTGGAACCCCGACCCCACCGAGCACGAGGTCTACCCGGGGGCGCGCGGGGGAGCGGGTCCGGGCGGCATCCGGGTGCACGGCGTGCGCATGCACGGCATGGTCGCCCACCAGGACGTCATCTTCGGTGCCGAAGGGCAATCGCTCACGATCCGTCAGGACAGCTACGACCGCAGCAGCTTCATGCCGGGCGTGCTGCTCGCCTGCCGCCGGATCGCCGACCACCCCGGCGTGGTCATCGGGCTCGACACCTATCTCGGCGTCTGA
- the tpx gene encoding thiol peroxidase — MAQVTLRGNPFNTSGDLPAVGSSAPSFSLVGSDLSEISSGDLSGKKVVLNIFPSIDTPTCAQSVRQFNEKAAGLDDTVVLCVSEDLPFAAGRFCGAEGIENVKTGSGFRSDFAEQYGVRLTEGPLAGVMARAVVVVDENGDVAYTQLVGEIADEPDYDAALAALG; from the coding sequence ATGGCACAAGTGACCCTTCGCGGTAACCCCTTCAACACCAGCGGCGACCTGCCGGCAGTCGGTTCGTCGGCGCCGTCGTTCAGCCTGGTCGGCAGCGACCTGTCCGAGATCTCGAGCGGCGACCTGTCCGGCAAGAAGGTCGTCCTCAACATCTTCCCGAGCATCGACACCCCGACGTGCGCGCAGAGCGTGCGCCAGTTCAACGAGAAGGCGGCCGGCCTCGACGACACCGTCGTGCTCTGCGTCTCCGAAGATCTGCCGTTCGCCGCCGGCCGCTTCTGTGGCGCCGAGGGCATCGAGAACGTGAAGACCGGTTCGGGCTTCCGCAGCGACTTCGCCGAGCAGTACGGCGTCCGCCTCACCGAGGGCCCGCTCGCCGGCGTGATGGCTCGTGCGGTCGTGGTGGTGGACGAGAACGGCGACGTCGCCTACACCCAGCTGGTCGGTGAGATCGCCGACGAGCCCGACTACGACGCCGCCCTCGCTGCGCTCGGCTGA
- a CDS encoding long-chain fatty acid--CoA ligase: protein MQGLMQDVPLTITHLFDRAEQYHRHKEIVTATGSGRERITYGDWAERTRRLGGVLDDLGITDDGRVATFAWNTARHLELYFAAPCTGRVLHTLNIRLFPEQLTYIVNHADDEVIFVDRSLLGLLAPLLPTFERLKHLVLMDDGVGDIPDDLNGHELLDYEQLLAAASPVEFAVDDEHRAASMCYTSGTTGNPKGVLYSHRSTYLHTMGAMTADSLGARESDVILPVVPMFHANAWGLAHAGVAAGSTLVMPGPDLSGPAIADLVVDERVTVAAGVPTIWMQVLPELKGRDTSSLRAIPCGGSAVPKALSEAYREQLGKPILQAWGMTETSPIAAVCQLDADELSLPVEEQAELRTMVGRINFGVEMRVVDPDTQEPVPWDAESSGELQCRGNWIAATYYNDERAGDSFTADGWLRTGDVASVDQRGRIRLVDRTKDLIKSGGEWISSVELENELMAHPKIAEAAVIGVPHARWSERPLACVVVAPGEEVTKDEVIEYLADKVAKWQLPDDVVFIDEVPKTSVGKFSKKTLRDEFGAYILPGQ, encoded by the coding sequence ATGCAGGGGTTGATGCAAGACGTTCCGTTGACGATCACGCACTTGTTCGATCGTGCCGAGCAGTACCACCGTCACAAGGAGATCGTGACGGCCACCGGGTCGGGTCGAGAACGCATCACCTACGGCGACTGGGCCGAACGCACCCGCCGACTCGGCGGCGTGCTCGACGACCTCGGCATCACCGACGACGGTCGGGTCGCCACCTTTGCGTGGAACACGGCACGCCACCTCGAGCTCTACTTCGCTGCGCCGTGCACCGGCCGGGTGCTCCACACGCTCAACATCCGGCTGTTCCCGGAGCAGCTGACCTACATCGTCAACCACGCCGACGACGAGGTGATCTTCGTGGACCGGTCGCTGCTCGGGCTGCTGGCGCCGCTGTTGCCGACGTTCGAGCGGTTGAAGCACCTCGTGTTGATGGACGACGGGGTGGGCGACATCCCCGACGATCTGAACGGTCACGAGCTGCTCGATTACGAGCAGCTGCTGGCCGCGGCGTCGCCGGTCGAGTTCGCGGTCGACGACGAGCACCGCGCGGCGAGCATGTGCTACACGAGCGGCACCACCGGCAACCCGAAGGGCGTGCTCTACAGCCATCGCAGCACCTATCTCCACACGATGGGAGCGATGACCGCCGACTCGCTCGGCGCGCGTGAGTCCGACGTGATCCTGCCGGTCGTGCCGATGTTCCACGCCAACGCCTGGGGGCTCGCCCATGCCGGTGTCGCCGCCGGTTCGACGCTCGTCATGCCGGGCCCCGACCTGTCCGGTCCGGCCATCGCCGATCTCGTCGTCGACGAGCGGGTCACGGTCGCCGCCGGCGTGCCGACCATCTGGATGCAGGTGTTGCCCGAGCTGAAGGGCCGCGACACCTCGTCGCTGCGCGCGATCCCGTGTGGCGGTTCGGCGGTGCCGAAGGCATTGTCGGAGGCGTACCGCGAGCAGCTCGGCAAGCCGATCCTGCAGGCGTGGGGCATGACCGAGACGAGCCCGATCGCCGCGGTGTGCCAGCTCGACGCCGACGAGCTGTCGCTGCCGGTGGAGGAGCAGGCCGAGCTGCGCACGATGGTCGGACGAATCAACTTCGGTGTCGAGATGCGGGTCGTCGACCCCGACACCCAGGAGCCGGTGCCGTGGGACGCCGAGAGTTCGGGCGAGCTCCAGTGCCGAGGCAACTGGATCGCTGCGACCTACTACAACGACGAGCGGGCCGGCGACAGCTTCACCGCCGACGGCTGGCTCCGGACCGGCGACGTCGCCTCCGTCGACCAGCGCGGCCGGATCCGGCTCGTCGACCGGACGAAGGACCTCATCAAATCGGGCGGCGAGTGGATCTCATCGGTCGAACTCGAGAACGAGCTGATGGCGCACCCGAAGATCGCCGAGGCTGCGGTGATCGGTGTGCCACACGCCCGCTGGTCGGAGCGACCGCTCGCCTGTGTCGTGGTGGCGCCGGGGGAGGAGGTGACCAAGGACGAGGTCATCGAGTACCTCGCCGACAAGGTCGCCAAGTGGCAGCTCCCCGACGACGTCGTCTTCATCGACGAGGTGCCCAAGACCAGCGTCGGCAAGTTCTCGAAGAAGACGCTGCGCGACGAGTTCGGCGCCTACATCCTCCCTGGTCAATAA
- a CDS encoding cupredoxin domain-containing protein — MRTTFFRQAAFVAAAAPLVLAACGDDANDAGVAARQLEARFAAAQAEPADEPADAATEVADDTETDTNNDTDTESIDAADVEETAAPATTLAPVEPTGVLVPVIGLDNSFRPQVVEVNVGDEVVWENRGINEHDVLFVQDSAAPFGVEVADFQPGDFYSHVFTEPGEFRYYCSIHGNETVGMVGTVVVTG; from the coding sequence GTGAGAACAACGTTTTTCCGACAGGCCGCCTTCGTCGCCGCCGCGGCGCCCCTCGTGCTGGCTGCCTGCGGTGACGACGCGAACGACGCCGGGGTCGCCGCACGACAGCTCGAGGCGCGTTTCGCGGCCGCGCAAGCCGAACCCGCCGACGAGCCCGCGGATGCTGCGACGGAAGTCGCCGACGACACCGAAACCGACACCAACAACGACACCGATACCGAGTCGATCGACGCCGCCGACGTCGAGGAGACCGCTGCGCCGGCCACCACCCTCGCGCCGGTCGAGCCGACCGGCGTGCTCGTGCCCGTCATCGGGCTCGACAACTCGTTCCGCCCACAGGTCGTCGAGGTGAACGTCGGCGACGAGGTCGTCTGGGAGAACCGGGGCATCAACGAACACGACGTCCTCTTCGTGCAGGACAGCGCCGCACCGTTCGGCGTCGAAGTCGCCGACTTCCAGCCCGGCGACTTCTACTCGCACGTGTTCACCGAGCCTGGTGAGTTCCGTTACTACTGTTCGATCCACGGCAACGAGACCGTGGGCATGGTCGGCACCGTCGTCGTGACGGGCTGA
- a CDS encoding right-handed parallel beta-helix repeat-containing protein — MASCGSDGESTDESPAVTEADTTDAPTTDAPADTTEAPATTVAEPTPDTTEGSADTTSAPETTAAAGDDDGVYWVPTEYETIQAAVDAAQPGELVMIEPGTYVEAVDVATDELTIRGVDRDTVVLDGQLQLDNGIRVLGADGVAVENLTTVNYTNNGLFWVSSEGYRASYITTYRTGDYGIYAFDSVKGQIEYSHTIGSRDAGIYIGQCYPCDAVITDVISSNNGLGYSGTNSGGNLLIVNSTWHNNRAGIVPNSGSYELCYPERETTIVGNLVYDNNQGDTPAIDTALLAQGNGILIAGGIGNVIERNRVDDHFRTGIGLVPYLEETPNDDLPTEDEWDMPCEQQKNEPINIPDGDLLWDSYDNVVVDNVVTNSGEADLALASAGGDISTFRNCFSGNEHTLTAPTDLETLAPCDGEGSGDWAAGDLAVARWLAEQADLPGEVPWQEAPLPELGEHENMPDAETAPPAPATDVPFTVDLDAITVPDLPNG; from the coding sequence ATGGCGAGTTGCGGCAGCGACGGTGAATCGACCGACGAGTCGCCCGCTGTCACCGAGGCCGACACGACCGACGCGCCCACCACCGACGCACCTGCGGACACGACGGAGGCGCCTGCGACCACCGTCGCCGAGCCGACGCCGGACACGACCGAGGGTTCCGCCGACACTACGTCGGCGCCGGAGACGACCGCTGCGGCGGGTGACGACGACGGCGTCTACTGGGTCCCGACGGAGTACGAGACGATCCAGGCGGCCGTCGACGCGGCCCAGCCGGGCGAACTCGTCATGATCGAGCCCGGCACCTACGTCGAAGCCGTCGACGTGGCGACCGACGAGCTGACGATCCGCGGTGTCGACCGCGACACCGTCGTGCTCGACGGCCAGCTCCAGCTCGACAACGGCATCCGCGTGCTCGGTGCCGACGGCGTCGCCGTCGAGAACCTGACGACCGTCAACTACACGAACAACGGCCTGTTCTGGGTGTCCTCCGAGGGCTACCGCGCCTCGTACATCACCACGTACCGCACCGGTGACTACGGCATCTACGCCTTCGACTCGGTGAAGGGCCAGATCGAGTACTCGCACACGATCGGCAGCCGAGACGCCGGTATCTACATCGGCCAGTGCTACCCGTGCGACGCGGTCATCACCGACGTCATCTCCTCGAACAACGGTCTCGGCTACTCGGGTACCAACTCGGGCGGCAACCTGCTCATCGTCAACTCGACGTGGCACAACAACCGTGCGGGCATCGTCCCGAACTCGGGCAGCTACGAGCTCTGCTACCCCGAACGCGAGACGACGATCGTCGGCAACCTGGTGTACGACAACAACCAGGGCGACACCCCGGCGATCGACACGGCGCTGCTCGCCCAGGGCAACGGCATCCTCATCGCCGGCGGCATCGGCAACGTGATCGAGCGCAACCGCGTCGACGACCACTTCCGCACCGGCATCGGCCTGGTGCCGTACCTGGAGGAGACGCCGAACGACGATCTCCCCACAGAGGACGAGTGGGACATGCCGTGTGAGCAGCAGAAGAACGAGCCGATCAACATCCCCGACGGCGATCTGCTGTGGGACAGCTACGACAACGTGGTCGTCGACAACGTGGTGACCAACAGCGGCGAGGCGGACCTGGCGCTCGCGTCTGCCGGTGGCGACATCTCGACGTTCCGCAACTGTTTCTCGGGCAACGAGCACACGCTGACCGCGCCGACCGACCTCGAGACCCTCGCGCCGTGCGACGGTGAGGGATCGGGCGACTGGGCCGCCGGCGACCTCGCCGTCGCCCGCTGGCTCGCCGAGCAGGCCGACCTGCCGGGCGAGGTGCCGTGGCAGGAAGCGCCGCTGCCCGAACTCGGCGAGCACGAGAACATGCCCGACGCCGAGACGGCTCCGCCCGCTCCGGCCACCGACGTTCCCTTCACCGTCGACCTCGATGCGATCACCGTTCCGGATCTCCCGAACGGCTGA
- a CDS encoding DUF1996 domain-containing protein, producing MRSPFRISRTADRPAPAVAAVAVVTAVAVLAGCGSSDPELAGSDEPAVAVDAPDRVLTGPQGTRGQFVVECGFDRFLPDDPIVHPGAAGASHLHQFFGAVDVSVESTYDEMLEGATTCDQLADTASYWTPTLVGADGAPVEPLRAVAYYRAGPDIDPTTVVPYPPGMMMVAGDHTAIEPQPLSIVSWSCESGGRREVRPFDCTGAPSLRMWITFQDCWNGVDERSPIVPKPSMHVAYSAAGECPESHPVPIPQLQLAIDFPVPPVDDLDQLALSSGNILSGHADFWNAWHQDKLRNEVVNCIHRDLPCGVSG from the coding sequence ATGCGATCACCGTTCCGGATCTCCCGAACGGCTGATCGTCCCGCACCAGCCGTCGCTGCCGTCGCCGTCGTGACGGCGGTGGCGGTGCTCGCCGGTTGCGGTTCGTCCGACCCCGAACTTGCGGGGTCGGACGAACCGGCCGTCGCCGTCGACGCGCCCGACCGGGTGCTCACCGGGCCGCAAGGCACGCGTGGGCAATTCGTCGTCGAGTGCGGCTTCGACCGATTCCTCCCGGACGACCCGATCGTCCATCCCGGTGCGGCGGGCGCGAGTCATCTGCACCAGTTCTTCGGTGCGGTCGACGTGTCGGTCGAGTCGACCTACGACGAGATGCTCGAAGGTGCCACCACGTGCGACCAGCTCGCCGACACCGCGTCGTACTGGACGCCGACGCTGGTCGGCGCCGACGGTGCGCCCGTCGAGCCGCTGCGTGCCGTGGCCTACTACCGCGCCGGACCCGACATCGACCCGACGACGGTCGTGCCGTATCCGCCCGGGATGATGATGGTCGCCGGCGACCACACGGCGATCGAGCCGCAGCCGCTGTCGATCGTGTCGTGGTCGTGCGAGTCGGGTGGTCGACGCGAGGTCCGGCCGTTCGATTGCACCGGCGCTCCGAGCCTGCGCATGTGGATCACGTTCCAGGACTGTTGGAACGGCGTCGACGAGCGCAGCCCGATCGTGCCGAAGCCGTCGATGCACGTCGCGTACTCGGCGGCGGGGGAGTGTCCGGAGTCGCATCCGGTGCCGATCCCGCAGCTCCAGCTGGCGATCGACTTCCCGGTGCCGCCGGTCGACGACCTCGACCAGTTGGCGCTGTCGTCGGGAAACATCTTGTCCGGTCACGCCGACTTCTGGAACGCCTGGCACCAGGACAAGCTCCGCAACGAGGTCGTCAACTGCATCCACCGCGACCTCCCCTGCGGCGTCAGCGGCTGA